A window of the Corythoichthys intestinalis isolate RoL2023-P3 chromosome 6, ASM3026506v1, whole genome shotgun sequence genome harbors these coding sequences:
- the LOC130916968 gene encoding alpha-(1,3)-fucosyltransferase 4-like, which translates to MGVQTGRTHARRKKCKCECHFLTAGLVAVSFLVFLGLSALHLPEPFALKPATALPEVTLLVWTHPFGRKQRLPDCLARYGVYGCELTDDQRAYTYADGVLVHHRDVVSGTADLPPEEGRPPGQKWIWLNYESPSHTQGLRGLEGLFNLTMSYRADSDIFLPYGYLVPKHGNGRPLTKTSRASRPGFVAWVVSNWAESQARVAFYYELSQYIEVDVFGQAGIRIPKGSKEVVQTLRRYYFYLALENSQHTQYITEKLWNAVSAGAVPVVLGPTRKDYERFLPPEAFIHVDDFPSVKELARYLLQLKREPVRLMWHLRWRTGFGLHQPAFWSEHYCTACKALRKTVGQTHVVHDLTQWFDS; encoded by the coding sequence ATGGGAGTTCAAACTGGTCGGACCCACGCACGCCGAAAAAAGTGTAAATGTGAGTGTCACTTCCTGACAGCGGGCCTCGTGGCTGTCTCTTTCCTCGTCTTCCTGGGACTTTCCGCCCTCCACTTACCGGAGCCGTTCGCGCTCAAGCCGGCGACGGCCCTTCCCGAGGTGACGCTTTTAGTTTGGACTCATCCATTTGGCCGGAAGCAGCGGCTTCCGGATTGTTTGGCGCGCTACGGCGTCTACGGCTGCGAACTGACGGACGACCAGCGCGCGTACACGTACGCGGACGGCGTACTCGTGCACCACCGCGACGTCGTCTCCGGAACGGCCGATTTGCCACCGGAAGAAGGACGCCCCCCGGGGCAGAAGTGGATATGGCTCAATTATGAGTCTCCCTCGCACACGCAGGGGCTGCGAGGCCTGGAGGGGCTCTTTAATCTCACCATGAGCTACCGAGCTGACTCGGACATATTCCTCCCATATGGCTATCTGGTCCCCAAGCACGGCAATGGTAGACCACTGACAAAAACCTCTAGAGCTTCTCGTCCTGGTTTTGTAGCTTGGGTTGTGAGTAACTGGGCTGAGTCGCAGGCCCGCGTGGCATTTTACTACGAGTTGAGCCAGTACATCGAGGTTGACGTGTTCGGACAAGCCGGTATTAGGATTCCAAAAGGCTCCAAGGAGGTTGTGCAGACTTTAAGACGCTACTACTTCTATTTAGCACTGGAGAACTCACAGCATACCCAGTACATCACAGAGAAGCTGTGGAACGCCGTGTCAGCAGGAGCCGTCCCGGTGGTCCTGGGCCCGACCCGGAAGGACTATGAGCGCTTCCTGCCACCGGAGGCTTTCATCCACGTGGACGATTTCCCTTCAGTCAAAGAGCTGGCCCGGTACCTGCTGCAGCTCAAGCGGGAGCCGGTCAGGCTGATGTGGCACTTGCGCTGGAGGACGGGGTTTGGATTGCACCAGCCGGCCTTTTGGTCTGAACACTACTGCACTGCCTGCAAGGCGCTGAGGAAGACTGTGGGCCAAACTCATGTGGTCCATGATTTGACTCAGTGGTTTGACTCCTGA
- the LOC130917786 gene encoding alpha-(1,3)-fucosyltransferase 4-like produces MEFLTGWTHACGKKSKCECNFLIAGVVAVSFLVLVGLSALHLPEPFTIEPGATLPAVTLLVWTYPFGGVKPLPDCMERYGVYGCVLTDDKRAYPYADGVLVRQLLIEAGISELPPEAGRPPGQKWIWFNYESPTNTHDLWRMEGLFNLTMTYRADSDIFLPHGYLVPKHGHGKPLTKPSRIPRPGFVAWVVSNWVESYARVAFYNELKKYIQIDVFGRAGKKITKGPKNVVNLLRRYYFYLALENSQHTQYITEKLWNAVSAGAVPVVLGPTRKDYERFLPPEAFIHVDDFPSVKELARYLLQLRREPARRMFHLSWRTRFRMHEPDLWFEYYCTACKALRKTVGQTHVIHNLTQWFDS; encoded by the coding sequence ATGGAATTTCTCACTGGTTGGACCCACGCATGCGGAAAGAAGTCCAAATGTGAGTGTAATTTCCTTATAGCGGGCGTAGTAGCAGTCTCTTTCCTTGTCCTCGTGGGACTTTCTGCCCTTCACTTACCAGAGCCTTTCACGATCGAGCCGGGGGCGACCCTTCCTGCGGTGACGCTCTTGGTTTGGACTTATCCGTTCGGCGGGGTGAAGCCTCTACCAGATTGTATGGAACGCTACGGTGTCTACGGCTGTGTATTGACGGACGACAAGCGTGCGTACCCGTACGCAGACGGCGTGCTCGTGAGGCAACTTCTCATCGAAGCAGGAATTTCCGAGTTGCCACCTGAAGCAGGCCGCCCCCCGGGGCAGAAGTGGATATGGTTCAATTACGAGTCTCCCACAAACACACACGACCTGTGGCGTATGGAGGGGCTTTTTAATCTCACCATGACCTATAGAGCTGATTCGGACATCTTCCTCCCCCATGGGTACCTGGTCCCCAAGCATGGCCACGGGAAGCCGCTCACAAAACCTTCAAGAATTCCTCGTCCTGGTTTTGTAGCGTGGGTTGTGAGTAACTGGGTAGAGTCGTATGCCCGTGTTGCATTCTACAATGAGTTGAAGAAGTACATCCAGATTGACGTGTTTGGCCGAGCCGGTAAAAAAATTACCAAAGGCCCCAAAAACGTGGTGAACCTTTTAAGGCGCTACTACTTCTATTTAGCTCTGGAGAACTCACAGCATACCCAGTACATCACAGAAAAGCTTTGGAACGCCGTGTCTGCAGGAGCCGTGCCAGTGGTTCTGGGTCCGACCCGGAAGGACTATGAGCGCTTTCTGCCGCCGGAGGCCTTCATCCACGTGGATGATTTCCCTTCGGTCAAAGAGCTGGCCCGGTACCTGCTGCAGCTCAGGAGGGAGCCAGCTCGGCGGATGTTTCACCTGAGTTGGAGGACACGCTTTCGAATGCACGAGCCGGACTTATGGTTTGAATACTACTGCACTGCCTGCAAGGCTCTGAGGAAGACTGTGGGACAAACTCATGTGATTCATAATTTGACGCAATGGTTTGACTCCTGA